One window from the genome of Paraneptunicella aestuarii encodes:
- a CDS encoding response regulator, with protein MQNIGIILSIAGLALSVLLWAVKPEFIVNFFKFQKVTNFIRSKNLSNNFTIAIVDDELDSYPISYIQNLGYRVKTFESVSFSQAEELSKHDLILLDVKGVVKEDLEEGGAKLIKIIKNIRPLVPVIAVSSGYFHTELNDYFRTCDDNIKKPIDEYKIREIIGELKLNFYDENNIAELLNNDIESLQIGKRKKKSISSMIIYYLKNEIESQELKITLHKFATTKTDDILNKVNRLKDRLNNA; from the coding sequence ATGCAAAATATAGGAATCATATTATCTATTGCAGGACTAGCATTATCAGTACTCTTGTGGGCAGTAAAACCTGAATTTATAGTGAATTTTTTTAAATTCCAGAAAGTTACAAATTTCATACGTTCAAAAAACCTTTCTAATAATTTTACTATCGCAATTGTTGACGATGAGTTAGACAGCTACCCCATTAGTTACATACAAAACTTAGGATATAGGGTTAAAACTTTTGAATCAGTTTCATTTTCTCAGGCGGAAGAGTTATCAAAGCATGATTTGATTCTTTTAGATGTTAAAGGCGTTGTTAAAGAAGATTTAGAGGAAGGCGGTGCAAAGTTAATAAAAATAATAAAAAATATTCGGCCGTTAGTCCCTGTCATTGCTGTTTCTTCTGGTTATTTCCATACAGAACTGAACGATTATTTTAGAACCTGCGATGATAATATTAAAAAGCCAATTGATGAGTATAAGATCAGAGAAATTATTGGTGAATTGAAATTAAATTTCTATGATGAAAATAACATTGCGGAATTATTAAATAATGACATTGAGTCTTTACAAATAGGCAAGAGAAAGAAAAAAAGTATTTCTTCAATGATTATTTATTATTTAAAAAATGAAATAGAAAGCCAAGAATTAAAAATAACTTTGCACAAATTTGCTACAACAAAAACAGATGACATTCTTAACAAAGTTAATCGTTTGAAGGATCGTTTAAATAATGCTTAA